Within the Desulfovibrio aminophilus DSM 12254 genome, the region AGGCCGACCGCCCGCGCGTCTTCGAGGACTGCCTGACCCTGCTCGGCTGGGAAAAGAAGGACTGACGTGGATCAGGACAACGCTCCCGTTCTGGTCATGGGCGCCACGGGCTACGTGGGCGGGCGTCTGACGCCCCTGCTGCTGGAGCGCGGCGTCCGGGTGCGCGCCGCCGTGCGCTCCATCCGCAAACTCCAGGGCCGCCCCTGGGGACGGCATCCGAACCTGGAGATCGTCCGGGCCGACGCGCTGGACACCGAGGCCCTGACCGAGGCCATGCGCGGTTGCCGGGCGCTCTACTACCTGGTGCATTCCATCAAGCCCGGGGCGGCCCATTACGCCTCCCTGGACCGCCGCCTAGCCTATTCCGCGGTACGCGCGGCCCTGGCCGCCAAGCTGCCCCGGATCATCTACTTCACCGGCCTGGGCGGCGACCCCGAGCATCTCTCCGAACAGCTGCGGTCGCGCTACGAGGTGGGCGAAATCCTCTCCCTGGCCGCGCCCCTGACCCAGCTGCGCACCCCCCTGGTGCTCGGCTCGGGCGGGGCCTCCTTCGAGATGATCCGCGCACTCTGCGAACATCTGCGCGTCCTGGTGGCCCCCCGCTGGGCCAACACCCTCTGCCAGCCCATCGCCATCGCGGACGTTCTGGAATACCTCGCCGGATGCCTGGAGAAGCCGGAGACCATCGGCCGGACCTACGAGATCGGCGGCCCGGACGTGCTCACCTACAAGGAACTCTTCCGGCTCTACGCCGAGGTGGCCGGTCTGCCGCGCCGCTTCATCCTGACCCTGCCGGTGCGCAGCACCAAACTCTCCATCTGGTGGATCAACCTCGTGACGCCCATGTCCGTGTCGCTCATCAAGCCCCTGGTGGAGCGCATGCGCACCCAGGTCATCTGCCACGACACGCGCATCCGCGAGATCCTGCCCATCCCGTTGCGCTCCTGCCGCGAGGCCGTCGCCGAGGCCCTGGACAACGTGCGCCGCCACGACGTGCCCTCGTCCTGCTTCGACGCCGGCTCCACCCGCCTGCCCCAGTGGGCCAAGGGTCAGGCCGCGCCCGGGGCCAAGGTCTTCCACGACACCTTTTCCGTGACCCTGGCCGGGCCTCCGGAAACCGCCTGGAACGTGGTCAAGCGCATCGGCGGGGACACGGGCTGGTACTTCGGGGACTTCCTCTGGCGGATGCGCGGCTTCGTGGACGAGCTGTGCGGGGGCCCGGGCCTGTGCCGGGGACGCCGCAGCCCGGACACCGTGGCCATGGGCGACTTCCTGGACTTCTGGCGGGTGGTCGAGGTGGACGAGCCGAGACGCCTGCTCCTGCGCGCCGAGATGCGGGCCCCGGGCGAGGCCCTGCTGGAGTTCAGCGTGAACCCCCTGCCCGACGGCGGCACCGAGCTGCGCATGACCCCGAGCTTCGAACCCCGGGGCTTGGCGGGAATGCTGTATTGGTGGTGCATCGCTCCCTCGCACCACCTGCTCTTCCGGCCCATGCTCAAACACATGGCCCGGGCGGCCGGGGCGCGCATCCTGCGCGGCCCGGTGAGTTCACCGGGCTGATCCCGACGCGAGGAGGTTCCGCATGGAACGGAGCGAAAGCCCCATCCTGGTCCTGGGCGCCACCGGCTACGTGGGCGGACGGCTGGTCCCCCTCCTGCTGGAGCGCGGCTTCCGGGTGCGCGCCGCCGGGCGTTCGGTGGAAAAAATCCGCTCCCGGCCCTGGGGACGGCATCCGAACCTGGAGCCGGTCGTGGCCGACGCCCTGGACGAGGCGTCCCTGACCGAGGCCATGCGCGGCTGCCGCGCGGCCTATTACCTCGTCCATTCCATGCGCCCCGAAGCCCGCGACTTCGCAGCCCTGGACCGCCGCGCGGCCTGCAACATGGTCCGGGCGGCAAAGGCCACGGGGCTGGCCAGGATCATCTACCTCTCGGGCCTGGGCGACGACTCCGCCGCCCTTTCCGAGCACCTGCGGTCACGCCACGAGGTGGGCGAACTCCTGGCCCTGGGCCCGGCCGCCGTGACCCAGCTGCGCGCGGCCATGATCCTCGGCTCGGGCAGCGCCTCCTTCGAAATCCTGCGCCACCTCTGTGAACGCCTGCCGTTCATGATCACCCCACGCTGGGTGAACACGAAATGCCAGCCCGTGGCCGTCAGCAACGTCCTGGAATACCTCGTCGGTTGCCTGCAGAACGAGGGGACGGCCGGACAGACCTACGAAATCGGCGGCCCGGACGTGCTCTCCTACCGGGAGCTGTTCCGGCTCTACGCCGAGGTGGCCGGGATCAGGCCGCGGCTCATCCTGGCCCTGCCCCTGCTCACGCCCCGGCTCTCGGCCTGGTGGGTGAACATGGTCACGCCGGTGCCCATGGCCCTGGTGCGGCCCCTGGTGGAAGGCCTGGCCAACGAAGTGGTCTGCCGCGACGAACGCATCCGCGAACTCGTCCCGCAGGAACTGCTCTCCTGCCGCGAGGCCATCGCCACGGCCCTGGACCGCACCCGCCAGAACGCCGTTCCCTCCTGCTGCTTCGACGCAGGATCGGCCTGCCTGCCTGAATGGGCGGCCTGCGGCGATGCCCCATACGCCGGGGGCACGATCTTCCGCACCACCTACTCCCTGACCCTGGCCGGAACTCCGGAAGAGGCCTGGGAGGTCGTGCGCCGCATCGGCGGCGACACCGGTTGGTATTTCGGCGACCTGCTCTGGAAGCTGCGGGCCTTCATGGACAAGCTGGCCGGGGGGCCGGGCTTCACCCGCGGCCGCCGCGCGGCCGAGACCCCGGCCGTGGGCGATCACCTGGACTTCTGGCG harbors:
- a CDS encoding SDR family oxidoreductase, which encodes MDQDNAPVLVMGATGYVGGRLTPLLLERGVRVRAAVRSIRKLQGRPWGRHPNLEIVRADALDTEALTEAMRGCRALYYLVHSIKPGAAHYASLDRRLAYSAVRAALAAKLPRIIYFTGLGGDPEHLSEQLRSRYEVGEILSLAAPLTQLRTPLVLGSGGASFEMIRALCEHLRVLVAPRWANTLCQPIAIADVLEYLAGCLEKPETIGRTYEIGGPDVLTYKELFRLYAEVAGLPRRFILTLPVRSTKLSIWWINLVTPMSVSLIKPLVERMRTQVICHDTRIREILPIPLRSCREAVAEALDNVRRHDVPSSCFDAGSTRLPQWAKGQAAPGAKVFHDTFSVTLAGPPETAWNVVKRIGGDTGWYFGDFLWRMRGFVDELCGGPGLCRGRRSPDTVAMGDFLDFWRVVEVDEPRRLLLRAEMRAPGEALLEFSVNPLPDGGTELRMTPSFEPRGLAGMLYWWCIAPSHHLLFRPMLKHMARAAGARILRGPVSSPG
- a CDS encoding SDR family oxidoreductase, with amino-acid sequence MERSESPILVLGATGYVGGRLVPLLLERGFRVRAAGRSVEKIRSRPWGRHPNLEPVVADALDEASLTEAMRGCRAAYYLVHSMRPEARDFAALDRRAACNMVRAAKATGLARIIYLSGLGDDSAALSEHLRSRHEVGELLALGPAAVTQLRAAMILGSGSASFEILRHLCERLPFMITPRWVNTKCQPVAVSNVLEYLVGCLQNEGTAGQTYEIGGPDVLSYRELFRLYAEVAGIRPRLILALPLLTPRLSAWWVNMVTPVPMALVRPLVEGLANEVVCRDERIRELVPQELLSCREAIATALDRTRQNAVPSCCFDAGSACLPEWAACGDAPYAGGTIFRTTYSLTLAGTPEEAWEVVRRIGGDTGWYFGDLLWKLRAFMDKLAGGPGFTRGRRAAETPAVGDHLDFWRVLAVDPPRRLLLLAEMKLPGQAMLEFRIDRQEGGPTRLSMTPSFLPRGLWGLAYWWTFYPSHAYLFKNMLTHMARAAGLRVLTGPEAS